The DNA region CATGAAATGCCTCTCCGTCTTCATGCTCAAATCACCCTTGACATCATCCTCAAGACGCCTTCTAAACACGCGGTGATATTCACTCTTGATGGCGTTCATATCGGCGTTTGACCTGCCAAGCAAGACATCGTTCAGAACCGCCTCCTTTGTGCCAATACCAGCCATGGCATCGCGCAAAAGGTGGACATCGTGAAGGAGAGGGCCGCGGACGATGGAGATGAGGCCCGTCTCGAACCAACCGGAAACTTCACTCTTGATATCCTTTTCGAGATCGCGACGGTGGATTCGGCTGTAGGCGTCGCGGAGGGTGCGGATCTGGTGGGGATCCTTGTTGGCTAGGATGCGGATTAGAGCTCTTTCATCTGTGCCAAAGCCCTTCATGGCGGCCCGCAAGCCCTGAGCGTCGGCATCGGGGCTCCAAGCGATGATTTGAGGGGGGCCATAGCCTGGCGAGGCAGGTGTCGGGGGATATTGATGGCCGTACTGTGTGTACTGGGCAGGAGGTTGACCGTAAGCGCcttgaggtggtgggggttgacCGTATCcttgctggggaggaggagcgccgTAAGCACCTTGAGCAGGGTATTGGTGAGCCGGGGAGGGCGCGCCGTAcggttgcggaggaggagcgccgTACGGTTGGCCCGGGGGAGGAGCGCCGTACGGTTGGCCCGGGGGAGGAGCGCCGTATGGTTGGGCAGGTGGAGGACCACCGTATGGCTGGGCGGGTGGGGGAGCGCCGTatggttgtggtgatggcgcGCCATATGGCTGGGGCGAGGGGGCACCGTatggttgaggggggggaggctgTCCGTAGctctggggagggggctgtTGATAGTACTGgccttgaggaggaggagcgccgTATTGCTGGCCGGGCGGTGGTTGCTGGTAGTAACCCCCTTGTTGCGGAGGGGGTTCTTGGTTTCGTGAGTAATGCGCCATGATGCTCTGGGAGTCAGTCTCGAACTTACGGCCGTACGGAGGGTATCCTGAGTAAGACATTTGTCCTTGTTTGCAAATGCGCGAGATCTTTGTTGGCTCTGGCAAACAAGAAATGGATTCGTAGAGGGTAGCGGTTAGGTGGTTGGCAGCAGAGGAGCAGCCAAGAAGCAACAAATTTTCAAGGTGGATGCAAGTGGAAGGAAGGACAGGAACAGGAGAATGGTTGCTTACCCATGgttatatactatatactacATACCTATCTCCCAAACTAGATGTGACCTGCAGATCAATGGCCATCAGCGCGAGGCACCACGCCCGGCTGCCTCTGAGCCTCTCTGCCCCTCACCCCGCATCGCACAGCCATGAACTGCTGAGAGCCTGCCTAGAACTATTGCGTCAATGTGTggctcagcagcagcttgcTGGTTGCCAAGCGGCTCAGCCCAACGAACATCTTCCCGAGCTTCGGCCACCATGTGGACGGCTATAAAGAAGCGCTGCCTCGCAATGCAATGTTAGCAGATTGTGCCCAATTGCTACTCCTCGCTCGCGTGGTCTGGACAGTGACAGCAAAAAGTGAAAATGTCCAACCTTGGAACTCTTGTCAGGGTTGCCCCTCCATCTGTACCCCGAGCGGCATCTGCGCCACACCCGAATCCCGTTTGTCACACTCAATACCAGCCTCCCCCGGGTGTCGTCggcacctctctctctctcacacacacacacactctctctctttctctctctccctctctccagTCTGACAATACTATTGTCTCGGTATGGAGTACAAAAGCAGCCCACATCTAAAACTAGTTTCACACAGTCAGTGACAGTCTCTGCTCCTCGATAAGACTTTTCATCTCatcttctctcttcctcccctgcCCATCAAAGGTGGCTGGGGGTGTGTGGTCGTGGAGGGGTACTTTAGCGCTCCCGAGCGGGCGGGTTAGGTGGGGCAATGCAGGGGTGGagcttcaacctcctcaattTCCAAATCAAGCACTCCCCGTCGCCCAAAACACTTTCTCTTTCAGCACACAAGAGCCTGTGACTGCGACTGAAGCCAGCCATCTGAATTATCATGGCCTTTCCTCGACTAAATAATCCTGCACCATGAGTGCTTTCTCAGGTTTGTTCCGCTTCTCTCCTTCTCTACTGTCTGCCGTCCCTTGAAACGCATGCCTGTCTGCTGCAGCTTTCCAGCATCTCGCTCTGGCTGCTGTGCGCCTTGCCTTCGGCCATTTGCATCTTGACACATCAGACACATCAGTGCCTTCAAGATGCATTCCAACCGAGCAACTCTATTTCTTTCAGCATCCTACGTTCTCTTTCTTCCTTGTTTCTCTCTGCCGCTCCATGAGTCGCCGTTACAACAACCAGCAGCCCTAGCGCCCAGGGCGACCTATGCGGTAGTCAATATCGATGGAGGAGGTTCCGGCACGACTCCGGGTGGGTCTCCGGGAGGGTCCCCAGGAGGAGGGATCGGCGCTGGCAGCCCCGGCACTTCCGGCCCCGGTGGTTCAGGGGGCTCAGGGGGGTCCGGTACCGGCAATCAGCCCGCCCCGAACCCCGTGACCATCACCGTGGTACAGACGCCTCCTACCAAGACAGCTGTTCAAACAGTTTTTATGACGTCGCCCGCAGTCACAAATCGTATCACAGACACTGTCGTCGTGACGAAAACGGTTCAGATTGTCAATATCGAGCCCACATCCACGCCTGCAACTAGCACGGCTCACCCTCTCCCGACATCGTCGGCCCAACCAGTGGTACCCATCGAACCCTCACACTTGACGTCAACACTGGTGTCGATCTCGTCCTTTTTGAGCTCGTCAACAGCGACACCAACTTCAGTCCTACCCTCAACCACCGATGTCATAGTCGTCACTTCGATTGCTGCTGTCCCCGAACCAAGTTTGAACAGCAGCACGACATACGATGACGGAAAATGGCACACCACATATCCAGCTTGGAACGGGACCTTGGACCGCCGGTCCAATCGTTCTCGGTTCCGGCAACGGGCTGCCCCCTGAGCGCGGCATGTTTTTTGGCCAGCATGGCACCGATGCTGCACGAGAGGGCGTTTTTGACGGACACGGCGATGCTGTATGTTTTGATGAGCCACGACGTAATGTATGAGGCACGCAATATATGAGAAGGATAaggaggcggggggggggggttgatctTAGACTATCGTGAACCAAGAGCTGGAACACGTATGGCAGGCACGGCCAGGGGTAACTCTGCTTTCTTTTGGTCTTCGGCTGGAGTATCCGGTACGTCATGTCATGTAGGATAGCTGCGAGTTGGTCGAGTCAGGACACGAAGAGAATGTTGATATTGCACCCAAGGTCGGCCGCTGCCTTATGCCTCATGCCTTAGCTTGTTGTTCCCCAGAACCCGGATGGTGGGTGGGGCCTTGACAGAAGACACGACGGCTCCAAGTCCGAATCACGTCAACTGCCGTCACGGCTTTTGATGGTTGGCGTGACTTGAAGCTTATCATCAGCCGCGGGACGCGGACGACAAGAGCACGACATCACGACAGGTAGCGATAATAGGCGCCTTGGAGAGGCATCTCGATGACATGTCTCTCCATCTCGATGATAACCGTCGCTcaagggtgatggtgtgtaTCCAGACTCTCACGCTCGAGTAGCCGGTCGCCTGCCAAAACGGTTGCACGTGCATCTTGGTACTGCGTCGTTACTCGATTGCCTTGACTGCCACAATGATGCCTACGGCAATCTGCAGTCGAGGGTCATTCTTTCCCCAGCTTGACAGCTGTCACAACTTGATTTCCTGTACcatgctgatgatgggagtCTCAGATATGTTTGCCTGAATGGCATGCGCGTTTTTCGAGAATGCCATCTGACGATACCACATATATATTTTAACGACGAGCGAAACACCTTAAAGGAGGATGACACCAGGGTAAAAACGCTGTCTGGCTGTGATACCTTGTCAACGGGCAACGCCATTTGAGTTCTGACAGTTATCATGCTTCCCATCACCGGTGCGAACCAACCTCATCTCTGTGGTCAAGGACACCACGACGACCCTAGTGAGGGATCAGGTACATCCGGCAGAAGGATGGGACAGAACCGAATGTGAATTTGGGCGGGGGGCTTTGGGACGAAGGGGCGCAAAGAATACCATTGCGA from Podospora pseudopauciseta strain CBS 411.78 chromosome 6, whole genome shotgun sequence includes:
- a CDS encoding hypothetical protein (EggNog:ENOG503PGY3), yielding MHSNRATLFLSASYVLFLPCFSLPLHESPLQQPAALAPRATYAVVNIDGGGSGTTPGGSPGGSPGGGIGAGSPGTSGPGGSGGSGGSGTGNQPAPNPVTITVVQTPPTKTAVQTVFMTSPAVTNRITDTVVVTKTVQIVNIEPTSTPATSTAHPLPTSSAQPVVPIEPSHLTSTLVSISSFLSSSTATPTSVLPSTTDVIVVTSIAAVPEPSLNSSTTYDDGKWHTTYPAWNGTLDRRSNRSRFRQRAAP
- a CDS encoding hypothetical protein (EggNog:ENOG503NUEJ; COG:U); the encoded protein is MSYSGYPPYGQPPPQQGGYYQQPPPGQQYGAPPPQGQYYQQPPPQSYGQPPPPQPYGAPSPQPYGAPSPQPYGAPPPAQPYGGPPPAQPYGAPPPGQPYGAPPPQPYGAPSPAHQYPAQGAYGAPPPQQGYGQPPPPQGAYGQPPAQYTQYGHQYPPTPASPGYGPPQIIAWSPDADAQGLRAAMKGFGTDERALIRILANKDPHQIRTLRDAYSRIHRRDLEKDIKSEVSGWFETGLISIVRGPLLHDVHLLRDAMAGIGTKEAVLNDVLLGRSNADMNAIKSEYHRVFRRRLEDDVKGDLSMKTERHFMIVLGATRAEDSVPVVKMEIDRDVNDLYNATEGKVGTDEMKVCSILSTRNDNQIRAIAYEYQQKYARSLEDVIRREFSGHMEDALLFQLRQGLDKYMHHAALLEDAMAGAGTKDHLLTSRIIRYHWDRTHMQNVRGAYEKRYHRSLVSRVRGETSGDYERLLLACLGEAV